From Flavobacterium alkalisoli, the proteins below share one genomic window:
- a CDS encoding FAD:protein FMN transferase → MKNKLLLLFTLCFISSYGQIAHKRQLSMLGSPFEVTVVAKDTLQANKYIDLAVAEVKRIENIISDWIPSTQISVINDNAGIKPVKVSDELMALVERAIRISKLTDGAFDISYASMDKIWKFDGSMKEMPSPEAIKKSVERIGYQKIILDKENNTIYLKEKGMKLGLGGIGQGYIADKIKELLYANGCTSGLVNVSGDINAWGRQPDGNKWTVGIVNPMNKSKVFAMFPLEDSAIETSGSYEKYVVFNGKRYSHIIDPRTGYPATGIVSVSVFAKTTEIADALATSVFVMGVDTGLNLINQLKGIECIIVDDQGNIHASDNIDIEKYKP, encoded by the coding sequence ATGAAAAACAAATTATTGCTTCTGTTTACACTGTGTTTTATAAGCAGTTACGGTCAGATAGCCCATAAAAGACAACTGTCTATGCTTGGCAGTCCTTTTGAGGTTACCGTAGTTGCAAAAGACACCCTGCAGGCAAATAAATATATAGACCTTGCCGTAGCAGAAGTAAAACGTATTGAAAATATTATATCAGACTGGATCCCCTCCACGCAGATTTCGGTAATTAATGATAACGCCGGAATAAAGCCCGTAAAGGTTAGCGACGAACTGATGGCACTTGTAGAAAGAGCAATCAGGATTTCTAAGCTAACCGATGGGGCTTTTGACATTTCTTATGCATCTATGGACAAAATATGGAAGTTTGACGGAAGCATGAAAGAAATGCCTTCTCCCGAAGCGATCAAAAAGTCGGTAGAAAGAATTGGGTATCAAAAAATTATTTTGGATAAAGAGAATAACACTATTTATCTGAAGGAAAAAGGAATGAAGCTTGGGCTTGGCGGTATTGGCCAGGGATATATAGCCGATAAGATAAAGGAACTGCTTTATGCTAACGGATGTACCTCGGGCCTTGTAAATGTATCGGGCGATATAAACGCCTGGGGCAGGCAGCCAGACGGAAACAAATGGACAGTAGGTATTGTAAACCCAATGAACAAAAGCAAGGTATTTGCCATGTTTCCGCTGGAAGACAGTGCCATAGAAACATCGGGCAGTTATGAAAAATATGTCGTGTTTAACGGTAAGCGTTATTCACATATAATAGATCCGCGCACGGGTTATCCTGCAACGGGAATTGTAAGTGTTTCGGTATTTGCCAAAACAACTGAGATTGCCGATGCTCTTGCCACATCGGTTTTTGTTATGGGTGTAGACACAGGCCTTAACCTTATAAACCAGCTTAAGGGTATAGAATGTATTATAGTAGACGATCAGGGAAATATACATGCCTCTGATAATATAGATATAGAGAAATACAAACCATGA
- a CDS encoding DUF3667 domain-containing protein, with protein sequence MSGTLRHDNECENCGYTVDIAFCSQCGQKNVETRQTFPKLVGHFAEDLTHYDTAFWRTLRDLLFRPGRVTKTYLEGKRQKYVPPVKLYIFISFVTFFLPNLYPEFEDSEEIHHADPQLLVEKNVSIEEKINTEQNVFLGNITFSGDEFLIKSPMTYKSLKEMDSIEAIKPEHLKLSPFEYKLGKKILKLYEHNTPVQVGEKFIESINHNIPKAIFVYMPIFAFILWVFHGKKRWYFFDHGIFTLNYFSFLLLSTLILVTVGHFLTEIDSNFFSILVGIFVLLTLVWTVYYFYRAHRKMYHEKFIINFIKCTAMILINFAAVVMLTILFMTFTFYNLH encoded by the coding sequence ATGTCAGGTACACTTCGTCACGATAATGAATGCGAAAATTGCGGCTACACTGTAGATATAGCTTTTTGCTCCCAATGTGGACAGAAAAATGTTGAAACCCGCCAGACCTTCCCTAAACTTGTTGGGCACTTTGCAGAAGATTTAACCCATTATGATACTGCTTTTTGGCGTACACTAAGAGACTTGCTTTTTAGACCGGGAAGAGTTACTAAAACATACCTAGAAGGTAAAAGACAAAAGTATGTACCACCTGTTAAGTTGTACATTTTTATAAGCTTTGTAACCTTCTTTTTACCTAACCTTTATCCGGAATTTGAGGATTCAGAAGAAATACATCATGCAGATCCTCAATTACTTGTAGAAAAAAATGTTTCAATTGAAGAAAAAATAAATACCGAGCAAAATGTTTTTTTAGGTAATATAACATTTAGTGGGGACGAATTTCTTATAAAAAGCCCCATGACTTATAAGTCTTTAAAAGAAATGGATTCGATTGAAGCAATAAAACCTGAGCATCTTAAATTAAGTCCTTTTGAATATAAACTAGGTAAAAAAATTTTAAAGTTATATGAACATAACACCCCTGTTCAGGTAGGAGAAAAGTTTATTGAATCAATTAACCATAACATTCCAAAAGCAATATTCGTATATATGCCAATTTTTGCATTTATATTATGGGTTTTTCATGGGAAAAAAAGATGGTACTTTTTTGATCACGGCATTTTTACTCTCAATTATTTTTCCTTCTTATTGTTATCTACTTTAATATTGGTTACTGTCGGGCATTTCCTTACTGAAATTGACTCTAACTTCTTCAGTATATTGGTAGGTATATTTGTATTACTTACCCTAGTATGGACAGTGTATTATTTTTATAGGGCACATAGAAAAATGTATCATGAAAAATTTATAATAAACTTTATAAAATGTACAGCAATGATTTTAATAAACTTTGCTGCCGTAGTAATGCTAACGATTTTGTTTATGACTTTTACCTTTTATAATCTTCATTAA
- a CDS encoding C40 family peptidase has protein sequence MNVWIKNVGLFALFIIMSCGDKKESATNSDVISENRVEMNVVESKSSKRDSIIEFAKQYMGTPYCYAGNTPEKGFDCSGFVNFVFANFKIDLPRSSSDFKDLGTHLEPEEFRKGDVLVFYGYQDSNSIGHLGIVCEANGMDSKFIHASSGSEYAVTISELNSDHYSKRFYKCIDVISP, from the coding sequence ATGAATGTATGGATTAAAAATGTAGGGCTATTCGCATTGTTTATTATAATGTCCTGTGGCGATAAAAAAGAATCGGCAACTAATAGTGATGTTATATCAGAAAACAGGGTGGAGATGAATGTTGTTGAATCTAAATCTTCTAAGAGGGATTCTATTATTGAATTTGCAAAACAATATATGGGTACACCTTATTGTTATGCAGGAAACACACCCGAAAAAGGATTTGACTGTTCGGGGTTCGTAAATTTTGTATTTGCCAATTTCAAAATAGATTTACCCCGTAGTTCCTCTGATTTTAAGGATTTGGGTACACACCTTGAGCCTGAAGAGTTCAGGAAAGGGGATGTATTAGTGTTTTATGGATATCAGGACAGTAACTCTATTGGTCATTTAGGAATAGTATGTGAAGCAAACGGTATGGATTCTAAATTTATACATGCCTCTTCCGGATCAGAATATGCCGTTACCATTAGCGAGCTTAATTCTGATCATTATTCCAAAAGGTTTTACAAATGCATAGATGTGATTAGCCCATAA
- a CDS encoding DUF3570 domain-containing protein: MKTLYLTVLLIFFSLLAVAQEQDSTATYKKRVLESTEVDFLMSYYKQDGIHSAVAGGNGMEELTDITPTIVVAMPLNDDDVLTIDAGLSAYSSASSGNINPFDSNTPSPWQASSGASASDMLTTLVMGYSHSSDDRNSIWNAHVSGSTEYDYSSIGFGGGYTKLFNNKNTEVTVSGNAYLDKWRPIYPKELQDYYDNGYDLNGGIFNRFGITGNQDYSPDRFVPHSKKNRNSYSLSFSFSQVATKKMQFSLFADILYQQGLLSTPYQRVYFADVADSFINEFHLADDIERLPDNRFKIPVGARLNYYINQWLVVRTYYRYYTDDWGLSSHTANIELPVKLNDRFTVYPMYRYYTQQGSKYFAPYNTHLSTEVYYTSDYDLSTFNAQQYGFGVSYTDIFAAARIWGFGIKNIDLRYNHYTRSDGLDANIVSFGIKFVQQ, translated from the coding sequence ATGAAGACACTATACCTTACAGTACTTTTAATTTTTTTTTCACTGCTGGCAGTAGCTCAGGAGCAGGATAGTACCGCTACGTACAAAAAGCGCGTACTTGAAAGCACGGAAGTTGACTTCCTTATGAGCTACTACAAGCAGGATGGTATTCACTCTGCCGTTGCGGGTGGTAACGGAATGGAGGAACTTACCGATATTACCCCTACCATAGTAGTAGCAATGCCTTTAAACGATGATGATGTATTAACCATAGACGCAGGGCTTTCGGCCTATTCATCGGCATCTTCAGGAAACATTAACCCTTTCGACAGTAATACCCCAAGCCCGTGGCAGGCAAGTTCGGGAGCATCCGCTTCAGATATGCTAACTACGCTGGTAATGGGCTATTCTCATAGTTCTGACGACAGAAACAGCATTTGGAATGCCCACGTATCAGGTTCAACCGAGTATGACTATTCATCCATTGGTTTTGGAGGTGGCTACACTAAGCTGTTTAACAATAAAAATACCGAGGTTACCGTATCGGGTAATGCCTACCTTGATAAATGGAGGCCTATTTACCCTAAAGAGCTTCAGGATTATTACGATAACGGTTACGACCTTAACGGCGGTATATTTAACCGCTTTGGCATAACAGGAAATCAGGATTATAGTCCGGACAGGTTTGTTCCTCACAGCAAAAAGAACAGGAACTCCTATTCCCTATCCTTTAGCTTCTCTCAGGTAGCAACAAAAAAAATGCAGTTCTCCCTATTTGCCGATATCCTTTATCAGCAGGGATTACTGTCAACTCCTTACCAAAGGGTTTATTTTGCTGATGTTGCCGACTCCTTTATTAATGAGTTTCATTTGGCAGATGATATAGAAAGGCTACCGGATAATCGATTTAAGATACCTGTTGGTGCCCGACTAAACTATTATATAAACCAGTGGCTGGTGGTTCGCACCTACTATCGATATTATACAGATGACTGGGGATTATCATCCCACACGGCTAACATAGAGCTTCCGGTTAAACTTAACGACAGGTTTACCGTATACCCTATGTACAGATACTATACACAACAGGGGTCTAAGTATTTTGCCCCTTACAATACACATTTATCAACGGAAGTATACTATACCAGCGATTATGACCTTTCTACATTCAACGCACAACAATACGGTTTTGGCGTAAGCTATACCGATATATTTGCCGCAGCAAGAATATGGGGCTTTGGTATTAAAAACATCGACCTTCGCTATAACCATTACACGCGCAGCGACGGTTTAGACGCAAATATTGTATCTTTCGGTATCAAATTCGTACAGCAGTAA
- a CDS encoding L,D-transpeptidase family protein, with the protein MKKHLISALLMITCIASVISCKKKTEEQKEMDEIARADVHDHDNIIPIDTTNFDAFFAKYPKFKDFEGEVRKLYQKHDHYIWHDKKGLIEFADVLHHLSSNLEEEGVKKNIPYKDTLDQLFYKGNNEPDIESELLVSSMYFYYAKNVLQGLDPEQSKETGWYLPRDRVDYVSYLDTLMKKPELIKKDKEEVFTQYYNLRKGLEKYRIIQKKGGWGKITLDQGVKSIKVGDSAQAVAQVRNRLFIEGYMSNDSKSTVFDNELLKAINTYESVHHRDPDSTITSSIVNELNIPVEERIKTITVNMERCRWVPAAINSEKEYIAVNIPSYRLFYFRDKDTVLVSKVVVGKALHKTVIFSGEMSYIVFSPYWNVPQSILKNEIEPAIAKNPNYLAQHNMEWNGKSVRQKPGKNNSLGLVKFMFPNSNNIYLHDTPAKSLFNKEDRAFSHGCVRVQKARELAIAITGKDGGWTEKQVDAAMHKSTENSYTLKKKIPVYLTYFTAWADKNGNVVFFDDVYDRDDRLSSMLYM; encoded by the coding sequence ATGAAGAAGCATTTAATATCTGCCCTTTTAATGATAACCTGCATAGCGTCAGTAATATCATGTAAAAAGAAAACCGAAGAACAAAAAGAAATGGATGAAATTGCACGTGCAGATGTGCATGACCATGATAATATAATACCTATAGACACTACAAATTTTGATGCCTTTTTTGCTAAGTACCCCAAGTTTAAAGACTTTGAAGGAGAAGTAAGAAAACTTTACCAAAAACACGACCATTATATTTGGCACGACAAAAAAGGACTTATAGAGTTTGCCGATGTACTGCATCATCTTTCTTCTAATCTTGAGGAAGAAGGTGTAAAGAAAAATATACCTTATAAGGATACTCTGGATCAGTTGTTTTATAAAGGAAATAATGAGCCCGATATAGAATCGGAACTTTTGGTAAGTTCAATGTATTTTTACTATGCAAAAAATGTACTTCAGGGACTTGATCCTGAACAAAGTAAAGAAACAGGATGGTACCTGCCTCGTGACAGGGTAGACTATGTGAGTTACCTGGACACACTTATGAAAAAACCTGAACTTATTAAAAAGGACAAGGAAGAAGTATTTACACAATACTATAATCTTCGTAAAGGTCTTGAAAAATACAGGATTATTCAGAAAAAAGGTGGTTGGGGCAAAATCACTCTTGATCAAGGTGTAAAATCAATTAAGGTTGGAGACTCTGCACAAGCCGTAGCACAGGTTAGAAACAGGCTGTTTATAGAAGGATATATGAGTAACGACTCTAAAAGCACTGTTTTTGACAACGAACTGCTTAAGGCTATAAATACTTATGAAAGTGTGCATCACAGGGATCCTGACAGTACTATTACCAGCTCTATAGTAAACGAACTTAACATTCCTGTTGAAGAGCGTATTAAAACTATAACGGTTAATATGGAGCGTTGCAGATGGGTACCGGCAGCTATCAATAGTGAAAAAGAATATATAGCCGTAAACATCCCGTCGTACAGATTATTCTATTTCAGGGATAAAGATACTGTATTGGTATCAAAAGTTGTAGTGGGGAAAGCACTTCATAAAACTGTTATTTTTAGCGGAGAAATGAGTTATATAGTATTTAGCCCTTACTGGAATGTGCCGCAAAGTATCCTTAAAAATGAGATTGAACCTGCTATTGCCAAAAACCCTAACTACCTTGCACAACATAATATGGAGTGGAACGGTAAGAGCGTAAGGCAAAAACCGGGTAAGAACAATTCACTTGGGCTTGTAAAATTTATGTTCCCTAACTCAAACAACATATACCTGCATGATACACCTGCAAAAAGCCTTTTCAATAAAGAGGACAGGGCCTTTAGCCATGGTTGCGTAAGGGTACAAAAAGCTCGGGAGCTTGCTATTGCCATAACAGGAAAAGATGGTGGCTGGACAGAAAAACAGGTTGATGCAGCCATGCATAAAAGCACAGAAAACAGCTATACGTTAAAAAAGAAGATTCCGGTATACCTAACCTACTTTACTGCATGGGCAGATAAAAACGGTAATGTGGTATTCTTTGATGATGTATACGATCGTGATGACCGACTATCAAGTATGCTATATATGTAA
- a CDS encoding helix-turn-helix domain-containing protein, protein MCDKFNMSQDDFGAEFGLKKSVVGTYIRGISHPKIEILQNICDKYSLTLDEFINEDLTTKQTTHISASGTNGTVDEADLYKAENRALQKTIEAQWQTIEAMKITIDTLLNKQ, encoded by the coding sequence TTGTGTGATAAATTTAATATGTCTCAGGATGATTTTGGGGCCGAATTCGGACTTAAAAAAAGTGTAGTGGGAACATATATAAGAGGGATTTCACATCCTAAAATTGAAATTCTTCAAAATATATGTGATAAATATAGCCTTACTCTGGATGAATTTATAAATGAAGATCTTACAACTAAACAAACCACACATATATCTGCTTCGGGAACAAACGGTACTGTAGATGAGGCCGATTTATATAAGGCAGAGAACAGGGCGTTACAAAAAACCATAGAGGCACAATGGCAAACGATAGAAGCGATGAAAATTACGATAGATACTTTACTTAATAAGCAATAA
- a CDS encoding LysR family transcriptional regulator, with amino-acid sequence MVNLEWYRTFKTIYKTGTLTGAAEELFISQPGVSLHLSSLENYTGYKLFERRGRRMIPTERGKALYNFITEAIGKLEEAEKSFQRSTEKHTPTISIGMCFETFQTTLEPYIATLPFNIIIKFGEYPEMVDSLEKGILDLIITPQAVTSKDIEYEPFSSETIILVGGNQTDEKTFQNLLKDNDITEIESWLKSEKWYGTTGDMEHLRRFWQLNFNKHPDFRPNYIVPNLNSIVRCLSSGVGLAVIPDFLCKKEIENGQVKMLWEGNSKVINTLNFGTRKKTIYADEIESIKKIFREVMG; translated from the coding sequence ATGGTAAATTTAGAATGGTACCGCACTTTTAAAACCATATATAAAACAGGTACGTTAACAGGCGCTGCCGAAGAGCTCTTTATATCTCAGCCCGGAGTGAGCCTGCATTTAAGCTCACTGGAGAACTATACAGGTTATAAACTTTTTGAAAGACGGGGCCGCCGAATGATACCTACCGAAAGAGGAAAAGCATTATACAATTTTATTACCGAAGCTATAGGTAAACTGGAAGAAGCAGAGAAAAGCTTTCAGCGAAGTACCGAAAAGCACACACCTACCATAAGTATAGGTATGTGTTTTGAAACTTTTCAAACCACACTTGAACCATATATTGCTACCCTTCCTTTTAATATTATTATCAAGTTTGGTGAGTACCCTGAAATGGTAGACAGTCTTGAGAAAGGTATACTGGATTTAATTATTACACCACAGGCGGTAACAAGTAAGGATATAGAATACGAACCTTTTTCATCTGAAACCATAATTCTTGTTGGCGGCAATCAAACCGATGAAAAGACATTTCAGAATCTTCTAAAAGATAATGATATAACTGAAATCGAAAGTTGGTTAAAAAGTGAAAAATGGTATGGTACTACCGGAGATATGGAACATTTAAGGCGATTCTGGCAATTAAACTTTAATAAACATCCTGATTTCAGGCCCAATTATATTGTACCAAACCTTAACTCTATAGTAAGGTGTCTTAGCAGCGGTGTAGGACTGGCAGTTATACCAGACTTTTTATGTAAAAAGGAGATTGAAAACGGGCAGGTAAAGATGCTTTGGGAAGGCAACAGTAAAGTAATAAATACTTTAAATTTCGGAACCCGAAAAAAAACAATCTATGCCGATGAGATAGAAAGTATTAAAAAAATCTTTAGGGAAGTTATGGGCTAA
- a CDS encoding M28 family metallopeptidase has product MNKLFMLSLSCLVLSCGSTNNKNKDYVPEYMNTITAANLKKDLYVVASDEMQGRNTGEEGQKKAGKYLISQYEENGISYPKGADGWYQPVPSEFMQRAFSPKLNDSENIWAYIEGTEKPDEVLVISAHYDHVGMKNGEVYNGADDDGSGTVALLQIAKAFMEAKKAGHGPKRSILFLHVTGEEHGLHGSRYYSTNPLFPIANTIADLNVDMIGRRDDEHKDNGNYVYVIGSDRLSTDLHNINEEANNKYTHLNLDYKYNDRKDPNQFYFRSDHYNFAKKGIPIIFYFNGVHDDYHMPTDTPDKIEYDLLAKRAQLVFATAWELANRDERPVVDKDGK; this is encoded by the coding sequence ATGAATAAGCTTTTTATGCTCTCTTTAAGCTGCCTTGTATTATCCTGTGGCAGTACAAATAATAAAAATAAGGACTATGTTCCTGAGTATATGAATACTATAACGGCTGCCAACTTAAAGAAGGATCTTTATGTAGTGGCATCTGACGAGATGCAGGGCCGTAATACAGGGGAAGAAGGGCAAAAAAAAGCTGGTAAATACCTAATTAGCCAGTATGAGGAAAATGGTATTTCATATCCTAAAGGTGCTGATGGATGGTATCAGCCGGTACCTTCAGAATTTATGCAACGTGCTTTTAGTCCTAAACTAAATGATTCAGAAAATATATGGGCCTATATTGAAGGCACAGAAAAACCGGATGAAGTTCTTGTAATATCTGCTCACTACGACCACGTAGGTATGAAAAATGGAGAGGTTTACAATGGTGCAGATGATGATGGTTCCGGAACCGTAGCTTTACTGCAAATTGCAAAAGCTTTTATGGAAGCCAAAAAAGCAGGGCACGGACCAAAACGTTCCATTCTTTTTCTACATGTTACGGGAGAGGAACACGGGCTTCACGGTTCACGCTATTATTCAACAAATCCGCTCTTCCCTATCGCAAATACAATTGCCGATCTAAACGTAGACATGATAGGTCGTAGGGACGATGAGCATAAAGACAATGGTAACTATGTTTATGTTATCGGGTCAGACAGGTTAAGTACAGACCTTCATAACATAAACGAAGAGGCTAATAACAAATACACACATCTTAACCTTGACTATAAATATAATGACAGAAAAGATCCTAACCAGTTCTATTTCAGGTCAGACCACTACAACTTTGCAAAAAAAGGTATTCCTATTATATTTTATTTTAACGGTGTACATGACGATTATCACATGCCAACCGATACCCCTGATAAAATAGAATACGACCTATTAGCAAAAAGAGCTCAGCTTGTGTTTGCCACAGCCTGGGAGCTTGCAAACAGAGATGAAAGACCGGTAGTAGACAAGGACGGTAAATAG
- a CDS encoding DUF4266 domain-containing protein, translating to MKKILLFGFAIVALQSCNSVKEYQKQYINDPEMKLTARSTERFETNYQVYREAAAGANGGKTGGGCGCN from the coding sequence ATGAAAAAGATATTATTATTTGGATTTGCAATAGTTGCTTTGCAGTCCTGTAATTCGGTAAAGGAATACCAAAAGCAGTACATCAACGATCCGGAGATGAAACTTACTGCGCGCTCTACCGAACGTTTTGAAACAAACTATCAAGTATACAGAGAAGCAGCTGCCGGCGCTAACGGAGGTAAAACAGGAGGAGGCTGTGGCTGTAATTAA
- a CDS encoding NAD(P)H-dependent oxidoreductase: MKKIFVINGGQKFGHSGGKFNETVTNETVSFFNNHPEFEIKLTNIGEGYDADEEVNKFTWADVIIYHTPIWWFQLPHDFKKYIDEVFTAGHAKGIYKSDGRSSDNPAVNYGTGGMLHGRKYMLTTSWNAPKEAFTLPGEFFMEKTVDEGPLFGFHRMNAFTGMEPLKSIHFHDIEKNANVQKDMEEYHNHLQEVFN; encoded by the coding sequence ATGAAGAAAATATTTGTAATAAACGGGGGGCAAAAGTTTGGACACTCAGGTGGGAAATTCAATGAAACAGTTACTAATGAAACAGTTAGTTTTTTTAATAACCACCCGGAATTTGAAATAAAGCTTACTAATATAGGGGAGGGGTATGATGCTGATGAAGAGGTAAATAAATTTACATGGGCCGATGTGATAATTTATCATACCCCTATATGGTGGTTTCAGTTACCTCATGATTTTAAAAAGTATATAGATGAGGTTTTTACAGCAGGTCATGCAAAAGGTATTTATAAAAGTGACGGACGCAGTTCTGATAATCCTGCTGTTAATTATGGTACAGGAGGGATGCTTCACGGAAGAAAATACATGCTTACCACATCATGGAATGCCCCTAAGGAAGCTTTTACCTTACCGGGAGAATTCTTTATGGAGAAAACTGTAGATGAAGGCCCGTTGTTTGGTTTTCACAGGATGAATGCTTTTACAGGTATGGAGCCGTTAAAAAGTATTCATTTTCATGATATTGAAAAGAATGCCAACGTTCAAAAGGATATGGAGGAATACCATAATCACCTGCAGGAAGTGTTTAACTAA
- a CDS encoding dienelactone hydrolase family protein: protein MKTIYLFIVLCMTTYTNAQLKPVAYNDGNQKLNGFAAVPAKPNKNNKPGILILPAWKGIGNHSKEVAKQLADMGYYAFIADIYGEGNYPTNTQEAGKQAGYYKNNYEAYQKRISLALEQLIKSGAEADNIVMIGYCFGGTGVLEAARAGMPVRGVVSFHGGLGKDASRPDNIINTKVLVLHGVDDPHVSEKEIEAFQKEMDNSKADWQMIYYSGAVHAFTEKEAGNDNSKGAAYNEKADKRSWQHFMLFLKEVLK, encoded by the coding sequence ATGAAAACCATTTACTTATTCATAGTCCTTTGTATGACAACATATACCAATGCCCAATTAAAACCTGTAGCGTATAATGACGGTAACCAAAAGCTTAATGGTTTTGCTGCTGTGCCTGCAAAACCAAATAAAAACAACAAACCCGGCATACTTATATTACCTGCCTGGAAAGGTATAGGTAATCACTCTAAAGAAGTAGCCAAACAACTGGCCGATATGGGATATTATGCTTTTATAGCCGATATTTACGGAGAAGGCAACTACCCTACCAATACTCAGGAAGCAGGTAAACAGGCAGGGTACTATAAAAATAATTATGAAGCTTACCAAAAAAGGATTTCACTGGCTCTGGAGCAACTTATTAAATCCGGTGCAGAAGCAGATAACATTGTTATGATAGGTTATTGCTTTGGAGGTACAGGAGTACTTGAAGCAGCCAGAGCAGGAATGCCTGTAAGAGGTGTGGTCTCTTTTCATGGCGGATTAGGAAAGGATGCCTCAAGACCTGATAATATAATAAACACAAAAGTATTGGTATTGCATGGCGTTGATGACCCTCATGTTTCTGAAAAGGAAATAGAAGCTTTTCAAAAAGAAATGGACAACAGCAAGGCCGACTGGCAAATGATATATTACAGTGGTGCAGTACACGCATTTACTGAGAAAGAAGCCGGAAATGACAACTCTAAAGGAGCAGCATATAATGAAAAGGCAGACAAAAGAAGCTGGCAGCACTTTATGTTGTTTTTAAAGGAAGTACTTAAATAG
- a CDS encoding thioredoxin family protein, giving the protein MKKALLSLLLFISATCLAQDWKYNVDEAKALAERENKNIVLVFSGSDWCAPCIKLDRNIWQSDEFKNESSRKWVLLKADFPKKKQNALPQPQQEHNDKLAEKYNQEGNFPLVVVIDKTGKVLGKTGFKNISPKEYIALLHSFEK; this is encoded by the coding sequence ATGAAAAAAGCACTGTTATCACTACTACTATTTATAAGTGCAACCTGCCTTGCCCAGGACTGGAAATACAATGTAGATGAGGCAAAAGCCCTTGCGGAAAGAGAAAACAAAAACATAGTTTTGGTATTCTCGGGATCAGACTGGTGTGCACCATGTATTAAACTTGACAGGAATATATGGCAATCGGATGAATTTAAGAATGAATCATCCAGAAAATGGGTTCTTCTGAAAGCAGATTTTCCTAAAAAGAAACAAAATGCGCTCCCGCAGCCACAACAGGAGCATAACGACAAGCTGGCAGAAAAATACAATCAGGAGGGCAACTTCCCGCTGGTAGTTGTTATAGACAAAACCGGAAAAGTACTAGGCAAAACCGGATTTAAGAATATAAGCCCTAAAGAATATATTGCATTATTGCATTCGTTTGAAAAATAA
- a CDS encoding type 1 glutamine amidotransferase domain-containing protein — protein MSKRVAILATNGFEESELQSPKEYLEQQGWTAEIVSPESGTIKSWTNGNWGKEFNVDKTVDEVSSSDYHALVLPGGVINPDLLRRNEKAVNFVKDFFEEKKPVAAICHGPQMLIEAGVVDGRKLTSFKSVKTDLVNAGANWIDEEVVVDNGLVTSRTPKDLPAFNKKMVEEIKEGKHELQRA, from the coding sequence ATGAGTAAGAGAGTAGCCATACTGGCAACTAACGGATTTGAGGAGAGCGAACTACAATCGCCTAAGGAATATTTAGAACAACAGGGATGGACGGCAGAAATTGTTAGTCCGGAAAGCGGTACAATTAAGTCATGGACCAATGGTAACTGGGGAAAAGAATTTAATGTAGATAAAACTGTAGATGAAGTATCGTCATCAGATTATCATGCATTAGTTCTTCCGGGAGGTGTAATTAACCCTGACCTTTTAAGGAGAAATGAAAAAGCAGTAAACTTTGTAAAAGACTTTTTCGAAGAGAAAAAACCGGTAGCCGCTATTTGCCACGGACCACAAATGCTTATTGAAGCAGGTGTTGTTGACGGAAGAAAACTAACTTCTTTCAAATCGGTAAAAACAGATCTTGTTAATGCAGGTGCCAACTGGATAGATGAAGAGGTTGTTGTAGATAACGGACTTGTAACAAGCCGTACTCCTAAAGACCTGCCTGCCTTTAATAAAAAAATGGTTGAGGAAATTAAAGAAGGTAAACACGAACTTCAAAGAGCTTAA